The genomic segment TCATTGAGAGCTTTCCAGTTGATGCTGTCAACAATCTCGTCATAATACACGCCGTCAACCTGTTTCATGACGTTGTATTTCATCATCATGGCATAATCCAAGAAGGCAGTAGCCAGATAGAGCTGTGCGTCGGAGAGTGCCAATTGCATCTCCATCGGTGTGAAATGGTCGCGATGACTCACCATGCCGATGCGATAAAGCATATTCCGCCACACCTCCTCAGCCAGCATCGCGGCATCGCTGAAAGAGCCTTGAAAAAGTGCCAGCGGATTACTCAGGTAGCCCGTCATTAATTTCGATTTCAGCCATCGCTCCACCTCGTGACTACTTCCATTATGATAGACGCACTCATAGCAGCCTTCTGCGTTTCTGCGTACCGTGATGTCGATAGTTTCACCAGGACGCGCAAAGAAGGGTATCTCGTCAAAATCAACCTTCGTCTCTTTGGTGCATAGCTTAGTGCTGACGGGATAGCTGGCCATGAATTGTTTCTCGAATGAGCCGTCTGGTGCGATATCGATGACCATCATGCCGTTCTCCTTCGCAAAAACATCGCCAACAAAACCTTCCAACGATTTGAATCCGAAGCGTTCTGCATCATATCCCTCGATACGTCCGCGAATGGTGATGGCGGCAGTGTTGTACCAATAGTCTGGGAGTGTGAAAGGATTAGCCGCTGACAGTTGTTGCATCGTAGGGGTATTCAGTTTGACGTGGCTATCGTGGATGCCAAGCAGCATGAATGCACCTGTTCCGTCGCCTTCGATGAAGTCGAATGCCTGCACCTTTTTCGGCATCGGCTCAAAATGCATCGTGAAGTTTGTCACTCCGCTTTCAGGCGACTGCACCCATGCGTCGAGGGCGATTCCCTCGGCTGAGCGCAACGGATAGCGGTTGCCGTCCTCGTCCATGAGGTAACTCTCCTTAACGAAGCGGAAATGATGTCCTGTCTCGTATTCCATCGTGAAATGTACGGTCGTCGCCGTATCGCTCATGATGACCTCACGGACTTCCAGTTCGCCGTCCGCCACATTTACGCAGGCCATTGCAACAGGACTCTTGATGGTCTTATAAGTATTTGCCTGCCCTGCCATTGTGACGAGGGCGAGGAGGAAGGTAATGATGAATGATTTCATATGTGTTATTATTTTAGCTTTTCTTTCAGTTCTTTCAAGTACATGTCAAAATTATAGTATCCATTAAAGCGTAGATCATCACGCACACGACGACCATCGGGGGTGAAAGTCTCGTAGTGGGGAATGCCATTAAACTGGAAGAGTTCCTGCATACGGGCGAACTCGGCATTTGTGATACAGATGGTCTCTTCGTCGGCCAGCCACTCGGCAACATAATTCTTATATGCATCGCTACCTCCGGCAATGCGTTCCTCAGCAATGAATACCAGCTTAATGTCGTCGCGCTTGGCAATCTTGGTACGCAGGTCCTTGCTGCTTTGGATGGCAGAGCGACAAGGCCCGCACCCCATGCCCCAGAAGTCAATCATCAGGTAGCGGCCTGGATATTTGGCAGAGATGCTGCGAATCAAATCGGCAGCCACATTGTTCTCGGGCAGAGGAGTGGAGAGTTCCTTCTGTGCCATCTTGCGTTCATAATACTGCTCCGTCTTTTGGCGAATATAGGCGTTTGTGTATCTGTTGGCAAAGATAGGAGTGAGATCGTCAATCCATCCGTTCTGGCGCCATCCATTGAAACGACTCATGAAATCCTTGTGGATGCTGATTTGTGCTATTAGGTTATCATGGTCACATCCCATCAGTTGACGCCAACCGTCATAGCTGAGTTGCATGCTTTTCACCTCATTCTCAGAGGTTGCCTCATAGATTAACATCTCAACATCATCATTTAAGGTCAAAGAATTGAACACGAGGTTCCTGACTGGCGTAGCATGTTGAACACGGTTGAGAAGATGGCTGTAGCTACTGCTGGAGAGCATCAGTGGATTATCGAAGTCCACACGGTGCAGCAATTTGAAGTTGTCTAAGTTTGACAGTTCCTTCCACTCTACGCTGTCTAGAATCTCTGTATAGTAGACGCCATCGCGTAATTCTTGCTTCATCAGGTCCATCTCATGATACATACCATAGTCTAAGACAGCTTCCGAATAGTAGGTCTGCATATCTGCGAGGGCCAGCTGTGCCTCGAATGGCGTGTAGTGTTTGTCGCGACATTCGTTGTTGAGCAGATAAAGCATGTTTTCCCATGTGCTTTCAGCTATAGCAGGCATCTCGCTAAATTTGCCTTCGAAGTAGGCTAAAGGGAAAATGAGTTCCTGGTAAGGATGCTCAGATTTTAGCAATCGTTCCACATCCTTACTGCTACCACTATTGTAATAGCACTCATATTTCCCCTGAGCGTTTTTCTTGATGGTGATGTCAATCGTCTCGCCAGGACGGGCAAAGAACGGAATGGCATCGAAGCCAACCTTGGAGTCGTGTGTATGGAATGACTGCCAAATGGGGTAGCTGATTTGGAACTTCTTCTTAAAGGTGCCGTCAGGGTTGATATCGAGCACTTGGGTGGCATCATCCTTCTCGAAGACATCCTCAAAGACGCACTCCATTGAGGTGAAGCCAAACTGCTCGGCGTTATATCCCTCAATGCTACCTTTGATGGTGATTGTGTCTGTCTTGAACCATTCGGCAGGCACGGAATAGGGATTCTTTGCCTGAATCTCTTGTATGGTGGGCGTCTTGAGTTTTGTCTTCTGGTCGTGGATACCCATCAGATAGAACGCTCTGCTGTTGTCAGCCTCTCTGTAGTCAAACAGTTGCACCTTTTTAGGCATTGGCTCAAAGTGCAGCGTGAAGTCTTTCGGCCCTGTTGATTCTCCATATGTGTTGAGTGCTATCCCCTCAGCTGAGCGCAATGGGTAGCGATTTCCCTCCTCGTCAACTAGGAAACTGGTGCTGTTGATGCTGAAATTCCGTCCCTTGGGATAGTCTATGGTGAAGTGAACGGTTGTTGCCGTATCCCTGAAGATAACTTCGCGGGCCTTCAACTCACCCCCAGGGATGTTGTGTGCCATAGCCACAGGGTTCTTAATCGTCTTAAACGTTTTTGCTTCAATACCCACGCTGAGTAGGGTGAAGAGAATGGTAATGATTGTTTTAAATCTCATAATTGTTAGGTTGCTATTCTGCGTTTTTATCTTTCTTTGGTTTCTGCGAGAAGCGGTAGCTGACGGTGAGCAAGGCATAGCGGCGCATGGAGTTGGTCCAGTATTCTGTGCGACCTTGCGAACTGACCCAGTATTGGAGACTGGATACCTGACCAAGGATGTCGTAGCCGCGAAGCTTGAATACCCATCGTCCTTGCTGGATGGACTTGGTGAGTGTGGCATCCCAATAAAGGCGGTTGTCGTTCATCTCGCTGTCGGTATAGCCTCGACGCGAATGTATGGTGAGGTCTGTATCGAAGGTGAAGTTCCATGGCAGTTTGTAGTTGCCGTTGAGGCCATAGGAGAAGTCCCAGATGTCAGTGGGCTGTTCGCCGATGGTGATGTTGCGATGGAAGTTGCGATAGGACACATCGCCCTTCATGTTGAGGTTGAACTTCTTGTTCTGGAAGCGAGCCTTGGTGCTGAAGGTGACCTCTGAAGTGCCCACACGACTGAGTTCGGCATTGGTGCTGTTAGCAGTGAAGGAAAGACCAGTGCTCTTCTTGTATCGCAGGGTCAGCGAGTTGTCGATATACCAGAACTTCTTTTTGCCGAGGGCACGGTTCCAGGTGGTTTTCAAACTGGTTGACCAGTTGCCGCTTTTGATGTTCTCAGGACGATAGGTGCGCACACCCGTTGTCAGGTCGTAGCTACAGCCTGAGACCCTGGGGTTGCGTGTCCACTCGTTGCTGAGGTTGAACCTGATGGTCTGGTCGATGCTGTCGCGACGTATGTAATACTCTGTTGAGAGGGTATGTGTGGAAGAAGGCTTCAAATCAGGATTACCTTGATAGATGTTGAGGGGGTCGCTGGTAATGGGACGGTCGATGAGATCAGTGACATCGGGTGTGAGGTCCCAAACATAGTATTGAAGATTGATATTTTGAGTCTGGATGGAGTCGTGTCGTGAGTAATAGGCATAGAGCTGAGGATTGAACAGCGTATAGTTGCGAGTGATGTCGGTGGTGAGCGGATCGCTCATGTAGTCCATCTTCTTTTGTTGGAAATTGGTTTGGAGATGACCAGAGACGTGAAAGGTGCGACTGATTCCGTTTTTGTAATTTCCCTTACTGAAATTGAAACTCACACCAGCCGTCTTGTCAATGGATTGTGTGTGCTGGTCGTAGCTATTCTGGGTGTCGAAAAGATAGTCGATGCTGTCGCGCAGGAATTCGTGACTGCTACTCTTCTCATCGTCGATCTGGAAGCCGGCAGAGGGCATTATTTGGATGTTCCTTCCTATGTGATAGGTATATTCCAGTGTGGCTTTTGCCTGGGCTCTGTGGCCAGGGTTTCGGGTCAGACGGTCGCGCATGTCGTGGGTGCCCAGTTTATGGTAGGTGTAATAGTTTAGGTTTGATGACTCGTGCTTGAGGAGCTTGTAATACATGCCGTCGAAGTTGAGCGTGATGGCGTCGCCCGTTTGCAAGCGCCTGCTGAGGTCGAAGTGGCCGTTGGTAAGAAAATTGCCGTTGTTGCTGTGTGTGCGATACCACGAGCTGTTGATGCTGTCGAGCATCAGCATATCGGCAGTGCTGACATCCCAGCCGTCGTTTTTGTAGTCTGCCTGGTCGTAGCTGGCTCGGAGGCTTGAGTAGAAACGGTACTTGCTGCTTGTGGCTCGCAACGTGTTTGAAATCCTGAGACTGTTGGCTTGGTTCCTTCCTATGCCATCAGATAGGCCGAAGGTGCTGGCATCGTTCATGTAGGTTTCGCTCTGGCTGCGATGCTCAGTGCGTTCGTCGTTCCATGTGGTATTCACCTCAGTGGTGCTCTCGAACTTGTCTTCTGGCGCACGATACACAAACTGACCGCCTATCTGTTTGAAGTGGTTGTCGCCCGATTGGCTTGTCCTGTCACGATAGTCTTCTCCGCCGTAGAACTCAGCCAACTCGTTAACGTTGTTCAAGCCACCAAAGAGTACACTTCGTGTCCTGTCGGAGAAGCGCAGGCCGAAGGCCTTGAGCTTATAGCGCCAGTCGCCTTCGTCGGATGCTCCACCACCAGTCTCGATGTTGGCCGAACCACCAATATTATATTCGCGCTTGAGGATGACGTCCATCGTGTATTCTTTCTTGTCTTCGTTGTCGATGCCCAGGAACTTGTTTTTCTCAGTCTGCTTCTTATACACCTCGACGTTCTTCACTGTGAAGTAGGGCAGGTTTTCGAGCATAATCTTGTTTCGACCCTTGAAGAAGTCGGCACC from the Prevotella sp. E15-22 genome contains:
- a CDS encoding thioredoxin family protein, which codes for MRFKTIITILFTLLSVGIEAKTFKTIKNPVAMAHNIPGGELKAREVIFRDTATTVHFTIDYPKGRNFSINSTSFLVDEEGNRYPLRSAEGIALNTYGESTGPKDFTLHFEPMPKKVQLFDYREADNSRAFYLMGIHDQKTKLKTPTIQEIQAKNPYSVPAEWFKTDTITIKGSIEGYNAEQFGFTSMECVFEDVFEKDDATQVLDINPDGTFKKKFQISYPIWQSFHTHDSKVGFDAIPFFARPGETIDITIKKNAQGKYECYYNSGSSKDVERLLKSEHPYQELIFPLAYFEGKFSEMPAIAESTWENMLYLLNNECRDKHYTPFEAQLALADMQTYYSEAVLDYGMYHEMDLMKQELRDGVYYTEILDSVEWKELSNLDNFKLLHRVDFDNPLMLSSSSYSHLLNRVQHATPVRNLVFNSLTLNDDVEMLIYEATSENEVKSMQLSYDGWRQLMGCDHDNLIAQISIHKDFMSRFNGWRQNGWIDDLTPIFANRYTNAYIRQKTEQYYERKMAQKELSTPLPENNVAADLIRSISAKYPGRYLMIDFWGMGCGPCRSAIQSSKDLRTKIAKRDDIKLVFIAEERIAGGSDAYKNYVAEWLADEETICITNAEFARMQELFQFNGIPHYETFTPDGRRVRDDLRFNGYYNFDMYLKELKEKLK
- a CDS encoding outer membrane beta-barrel protein, translated to MRQLLITILLAFTTLAIFAQTDSTKVKKKKKVEYVTLSGYVADGFTKAAIPDVQVTLMRDDSTVIRTNTVFKNEYVSSTATTQYYFGISHEPAKYIIKAEHPNYETTYTNFEVKHISKRATDIDGPRIHMKKTAKAHHFEGGILNEVVVQATKVKMVWRGDTLVFNADAFNVPEGSMLDGLIKQLPGVELNDDGEIFVNGKKIDNLTLNGADFFKGRNKIMLENLPYFTVKNVEVYKKQTEKNKFLGIDNEDKKEYTMDVILKREYNIGGSANIETGGGASDEGDWRYKLKAFGLRFSDRTRSVLFGGLNNVNELAEFYGGEDYRDRTSQSGDNHFKQIGGQFVYRAPEDKFESTTEVNTTWNDERTEHRSQSETYMNDASTFGLSDGIGRNQANSLRISNTLRATSSKYRFYSSLRASYDQADYKNDGWDVSTADMLMLDSINSSWYRTHSNNGNFLTNGHFDLSRRLQTGDAITLNFDGMYYKLLKHESSNLNYYTYHKLGTHDMRDRLTRNPGHRAQAKATLEYTYHIGRNIQIMPSAGFQIDDEKSSSHEFLRDSIDYLFDTQNSYDQHTQSIDKTAGVSFNFSKGNYKNGISRTFHVSGHLQTNFQQKKMDYMSDPLTTDITRNYTLFNPQLYAYYSRHDSIQTQNINLQYYVWDLTPDVTDLIDRPITSDPLNIYQGNPDLKPSSTHTLSTEYYIRRDSIDQTIRFNLSNEWTRNPRVSGCSYDLTTGVRTYRPENIKSGNWSTSLKTTWNRALGKKKFWYIDNSLTLRYKKSTGLSFTANSTNAELSRVGTSEVTFSTKARFQNKKFNLNMKGDVSYRNFHRNITIGEQPTDIWDFSYGLNGNYKLPWNFTFDTDLTIHSRRGYTDSEMNDNRLYWDATLTKSIQQGRWVFKLRGYDILGQVSSLQYWVSSQGRTEYWTNSMRRYALLTVSYRFSQKPKKDKNAE